A stretch of the Ensifer sp. PDNC004 genome encodes the following:
- a CDS encoding ABC transporter substrate-binding protein, which translates to MRISKRLAAAASAAVFVLMAGSAMADGEKVVIGTEGAYPPFNNLEADGTLTGFDIDIAKALCVEMKAECTFVTQDWDGIIPALIAKKFDAIIASMSITAERKEKVDFTNKYYNTPPAIVVPKDSPITEATAAALQGKALGAQGSTTHSNYAEAHMKGAEIKLYPTADEYKLDIANGRIDAVIDDVVVLSEWLKTADGACCKLLGTLPIDPVINGDGAGIAVRKGDDALREKFNKAIEAIRANGKYKEINEKYFPFDVYGS; encoded by the coding sequence ATGCGTATTTCCAAGCGGCTGGCAGCCGCCGCATCGGCTGCCGTTTTCGTGCTCATGGCAGGCTCGGCCATGGCCGACGGCGAAAAGGTCGTGATCGGCACGGAAGGCGCCTACCCGCCCTTCAACAACCTGGAAGCGGACGGCACGCTGACGGGCTTCGACATCGACATCGCCAAGGCGCTGTGCGTGGAAATGAAGGCCGAGTGCACTTTCGTGACGCAGGACTGGGACGGCATCATTCCGGCGCTCATCGCCAAGAAGTTCGACGCCATCATCGCGTCCATGTCGATCACCGCCGAGCGCAAGGAAAAGGTCGACTTCACCAACAAGTACTACAACACCCCGCCGGCAATCGTCGTGCCGAAGGATTCGCCGATCACCGAGGCAACCGCAGCCGCCCTTCAGGGCAAGGCGCTCGGCGCGCAAGGCTCGACCACCCATTCCAACTATGCCGAAGCGCATATGAAGGGTGCCGAAATCAAGCTCTATCCGACGGCTGACGAGTACAAGCTCGACATCGCCAACGGCCGTATCGATGCGGTCATCGACGACGTCGTCGTGCTCTCGGAATGGCTGAAGACTGCTGACGGCGCCTGCTGCAAGCTGCTCGGCACCCTGCCGATCGACCCCGTCATCAACGGCGACGGCGCCGGTATCGCGGTCCGCAAGGGCGACGATGCGCTGCGCGAGAAGTTCAACAAGGCGATCGAAGCGATCCGCGCCAACGGCAAGTACAAGGAAATCAACGAAAAGTACTTCCCATTCGACGTTTACGGCAGCTGA